One segment of Anatilimnocola aggregata DNA contains the following:
- a CDS encoding SDR family oxidoreductase gives MAYWLLTGATGLLGQYLLRDLLLRGERVCVLTRSSRHRTPQQRIEALFPRWENELGYRLPRPVILTGELTEPDLGLTVADQQWLKRNVTGVLHSAASLSFTAESNGEPYRTNVEGTRNLLELCHQLALRRFCHISTAYVFGLNCGRFWEDEFDVGQTPANEYERSKIESEKMVRAASFLDSVTVLRPSIIVGDSQSGFTSTYHGFYAPLQLICTLIKQGVNDLSPDILERFQLSGTDRKNFVPVDWVSQAAVRIITNARSTGRTFHLTHPTATTMLTLWEAWATAIMRAADVAASNTRPTSANQSVDSIEQFLKTQLDMYRSYWRDDPDFDSSNTQAFTLGLRCPKLDVAQLVRLCEVAMSTRFGMGALGGLPVPPAANGFLPTEIATSSATDDRALVTVELIGTHGTAWQLPLTNFRTTLNAEPNCQGVTVRLASDTWRGIATGQVTSQQAISAGQVWIESQHQPDSGWSAWLQQLILAHVG, from the coding sequence ATGGCATATTGGTTATTAACCGGAGCGACGGGACTGCTTGGACAGTACCTGCTGCGCGACTTGCTGCTGCGAGGAGAGCGAGTCTGTGTCTTGACGCGGTCCTCTCGGCATCGCACGCCGCAACAGCGGATCGAAGCGCTCTTTCCTCGTTGGGAAAACGAATTGGGCTATCGGTTGCCGCGGCCAGTGATTCTCACTGGCGAGTTGACGGAGCCCGATTTGGGGCTGACCGTCGCCGATCAGCAGTGGCTAAAGCGCAACGTTACTGGGGTGCTGCATAGCGCTGCAAGTTTATCGTTCACTGCAGAATCCAACGGCGAACCCTATCGCACGAATGTGGAAGGGACTCGCAATCTGCTCGAGCTTTGCCACCAACTTGCGCTGCGCCGCTTTTGTCATATCTCGACGGCTTATGTGTTTGGCCTCAACTGCGGGCGCTTCTGGGAAGACGAGTTCGATGTTGGTCAAACGCCTGCCAATGAATACGAACGGAGCAAAATCGAGAGCGAGAAAATGGTGCGCGCCGCATCGTTTCTCGATTCTGTTACGGTCTTACGACCGTCCATTATTGTCGGTGACTCCCAATCTGGTTTCACAAGCACGTATCACGGCTTCTATGCGCCGCTGCAACTCATTTGCACTTTAATCAAGCAAGGCGTTAACGACCTGAGCCCAGACATCTTGGAACGTTTTCAACTTTCCGGAACCGATCGGAAGAATTTTGTCCCCGTCGATTGGGTCTCGCAGGCAGCAGTCAGAATTATTACGAATGCCCGTTCGACGGGCCGAACTTTTCACCTGACTCATCCCACCGCCACGACCATGCTAACCCTGTGGGAAGCCTGGGCGACCGCAATCATGCGCGCGGCGGATGTGGCCGCCAGCAACACGCGCCCTACCTCGGCAAACCAGTCTGTCGATTCAATCGAGCAGTTCCTGAAAACGCAGCTCGATATGTATCGCAGCTACTGGCGCGACGATCCAGACTTCGATTCGTCCAACACGCAAGCGTTTACTCTTGGCCTACGGTGTCCTAAACTTGACGTCGCGCAGTTAGTTCGGTTGTGCGAAGTCGCGATGTCAACGCGGTTTGGCATGGGGGCGCTCGGCGGTTTGCCGGTCCCTCCTGCCGCAAACGGATTTCTGCCAACCGAAATTGCGACAAGTTCAGCTACCGATGATCGAGCCTTGGTTACCGTGGAATTGATCGGTACTCACGGCACAGCTTGGCAATTGCCTCTCACTAACTTCCGCACAACTCTCAACGCGGAACCCAATTGCCAGGGCGTGACAGTCCGACTTGCCAGTGACACCTGGCGAGGAATCGCAACGGGTCAAGTTACAAGTCAACAAGCCATTTCGGCGGGCCAGGTCTGGATTGAAAGCCAGCACCAGCCCGACTCGGGGTGGTCCGCTTGGCTGCAGCAATTGATTCTGGCGCACGTAGGTTAG